From Crassaminicella indica, one genomic window encodes:
- a CDS encoding type I CRISPR-associated protein Cas7 yields the protein MKFKNRVFGLVGISAKMANWNADFSGRPKSTSNNEIFGSDKAFKYPIKYLWDQEGEKVLYIKSFKEDKNGIKPRSLKERYEYVFDTKLEKKKKDKDVLKNLFSAIDVINFGATFAEEGQNLSITGAVQIGQGMNIYTDTNVEIQDILSPFRNPKDADAEASSLGTKIVVDEAHYLYPFSINPYVYDEYINIIDGFEGYTKEAYEKYKDGCLRGATAFASNSKFGCDNAYAIFILLKEGSKLALPNLVSFITLKKEGDKVIIDCSSLNDLLSESILKEVENIEIYYNPYEVEIKGLSINKAKFMNIFTREVI from the coding sequence ATGAAATTTAAAAATAGAGTATTTGGATTAGTTGGAATCAGTGCAAAAATGGCAAATTGGAATGCAGATTTTTCAGGAAGACCAAAGAGTACATCGAATAATGAAATATTTGGAAGTGACAAGGCGTTTAAATATCCTATCAAATACTTATGGGATCAAGAAGGGGAAAAGGTACTATACATTAAATCATTTAAAGAAGATAAAAATGGCATCAAACCAAGATCTCTTAAAGAAAGGTACGAGTATGTTTTTGATACAAAGCTAGAGAAGAAGAAAAAAGATAAGGATGTTTTGAAAAATTTATTTAGTGCAATAGATGTTATAAATTTTGGAGCTACCTTTGCTGAAGAAGGTCAAAATTTGTCTATTACAGGAGCTGTTCAAATTGGACAAGGTATGAATATATATACAGATACTAATGTAGAGATTCAAGATATATTATCACCATTTAGAAATCCAAAAGATGCTGATGCAGAAGCATCTTCATTAGGTACTAAAATCGTTGTGGATGAAGCTCATTATCTATATCCATTTTCAATAAATCCTTATGTATATGATGAATACATAAATATAATTGATGGATTTGAAGGATATACAAAGGAAGCTTATGAAAAATACAAGGATGGATGCTTAAGAGGTGCTACAGCTTTTGCTAGTAATAGTAAATTTGGTTGTGATAATGCGTATGCAATCTTTATTTTGCTAAAAGAAGGCAGTAAATTAGCATTACCGAACTTGGTAAGCTTCATAACTCTTAAAAAGGAAGGTGATAAGGTAATTATTGACTGTAGTAGCTTGAATGATTTGTTATCAGAAAGCATTCTAAAAGAAGTAGAGAATATAGAAATTTACTATAATCCTTATGAAGTTGAAATTAAGGGTCTAAGTATTAATAAAGCTAAATTCATGAATATTTTTACGAGAGAAGTGATTTAG
- the cas5b gene encoding type I-B CRISPR-associated protein Cas5b — MKLLKFNLHGKTAHFKKPDVNAYAYYTYSHIHKIALYGIIGAILGLGGYTQQQNKQYPEFYDLLKDVRVGIVPIGKERGYFSKKMITFNNSVGYANIGADKAPCNLVVREQWLEDVSWDIYIALDDLKDYELKEKMIDYILNSKAEFLPYLGKNDHIANICNTQLIECEITEAAEQIHSLFYYDEIELEDGAVDEDQIPYLFKDYMPVALNKENNMYEFAQIAFTNRAIEDVKDQTIILDTDKYIALL; from the coding sequence TTGAAGCTTTTAAAATTTAATTTACATGGAAAGACAGCTCATTTCAAAAAACCAGATGTGAATGCTTATGCCTATTATACTTATAGTCATATTCATAAAATCGCATTATATGGCATAATTGGTGCAATTCTTGGATTAGGGGGATATACTCAACAGCAAAATAAACAGTACCCTGAATTTTATGATCTATTAAAGGATGTAAGAGTAGGAATTGTTCCAATAGGAAAGGAAAGAGGATATTTTTCTAAAAAGATGATCACCTTTAATAACTCTGTAGGATATGCAAATATCGGTGCAGATAAAGCACCTTGTAATTTGGTTGTCAGAGAACAATGGTTAGAGGATGTATCTTGGGATATATATATAGCTTTAGATGATTTAAAGGATTATGAGTTAAAAGAAAAGATGATAGATTATATACTTAATAGCAAAGCAGAGTTTTTGCCTTATTTAGGCAAGAATGATCATATAGCTAATATTTGTAATACTCAACTGATTGAATGTGAAATTACAGAAGCTGCTGAACAAATACATAGTTTGTTTTATTATGATGAAATAGAGCTAGAAGATGGGGCAGTAGATGAAGATCAAATTCCGTATTTGTTTAAAGATTATATGCCTGTTGCTTTAAATAAGGAGAACAATATGTATGAGTTTGCTCAAATAGCATTTACCAATAGAGCTATAGAGGATGTTAAGGATCAGACTATTATCTTAGATACAGATAAATACATCGCTTTACTGTAA
- the cas3 gene encoding CRISPR-associated helicase Cas3' has product MLKLKDLINDANIYLAHIRDKKDNETLQEHLDLTYTYYKKLYKEKEINKILDRGLKEFYINKKKEKSLLSDEGKRIFLDLFDGAIYYHDLGKINPSFQKLKMKNQAFESIPATEDSTHGLLSALLYIDIFYDDIKSSTLDKYEKNVLLIFMLAFSYAISRHHTYLLNLEEHIDKLKSLLSAIKHAPTKVMNYYKVDRLLTREKIFETAIFKQYASKIEKNILSGDIFYLINKLLYSLIIACDYYATSDYMNKKIEDFGQIEEVGKIYEKLEAGNILKGIRKYAAYKNGLCSVSPFDKDSINNLRSEIFLESEKRLLQNMDENIFYLEAPTGSGKTINSLNLGLALIKNKKLKRLFYVFPFNTLCDQTYEVISEYLEKDNTVIINSLKPIKMIENEELDYDKAYLDRLFLHYPFVLTSHVNFFNYLFSNGRENQIPLVHIANSVVILDEIQSYKVSIWKELANMIDLYARILNIKFIIMSATLPKISMLCKKENLGISLIKDSQKYFSDPKFKDRVKLDYTLLDKGKLSVDALADYIVAYRKNIGEGRILIEFINKTRAREFYNLLREKDINKDTLFELTGDDNALFRKDLLKRLKEQEKGEYVLKDVIVVCTQVIEAGVDIDMDIGFKDISILEAEEQFLGRINRSNTKKNAKVYFFYCDDTKSVYREDYRTQYSLLDKKYRNILAMKNFKDYYAEVLQFIEKKKLQSNDNAYAVHENKLKFLEYKEVCKRLKLIDTVSYSVFIAHELVNPATKERICGKEVWKRFKDLLKDTEMSYSKKQIYLSQIKEEMNYFIYQVYEQPNFTDDDEIEDIYYIEDGEKYFKDGKLDRLLFTKEVISKKGDPFL; this is encoded by the coding sequence ATGCTCAAGCTAAAAGATTTGATTAATGATGCCAACATTTATTTAGCCCATATTCGTGATAAAAAAGATAATGAAACTCTACAAGAACATTTAGATCTTACTTATACCTATTATAAAAAGCTTTATAAAGAAAAAGAAATCAATAAGATTTTAGATAGAGGATTAAAGGAGTTTTATATTAACAAAAAGAAAGAAAAAAGCTTATTATCAGATGAGGGTAAGAGGATTTTTTTAGATTTATTTGATGGAGCTATATATTATCATGATTTAGGGAAAATTAATCCGTCATTTCAGAAGCTAAAAATGAAAAATCAAGCATTTGAATCTATTCCTGCAACAGAAGATTCTACACATGGACTATTATCAGCACTACTTTATATAGATATTTTTTATGATGATATAAAGAGTAGTACGTTAGACAAATATGAAAAAAATGTTTTATTAATATTTATGCTTGCTTTTTCTTATGCAATATCTAGACATCATACTTATTTATTAAACCTAGAAGAACATATAGACAAACTCAAGAGTTTACTTTCAGCAATTAAGCATGCTCCAACAAAGGTTATGAATTATTATAAGGTAGATAGATTACTTACAAGAGAAAAAATATTTGAAACCGCTATATTCAAGCAGTATGCTAGTAAAATAGAAAAAAATATATTATCAGGAGACATTTTTTATCTTATCAACAAGCTGTTGTATAGTTTAATTATTGCATGTGATTACTATGCTACAAGTGATTATATGAATAAAAAAATAGAAGATTTTGGACAAATTGAAGAGGTAGGAAAGATTTATGAAAAGCTTGAAGCTGGGAATATATTAAAAGGAATTAGAAAGTATGCTGCATATAAAAATGGATTATGTAGTGTTTCTCCTTTTGATAAAGATTCTATAAACAATTTAAGAAGTGAAATATTTTTAGAAAGTGAGAAAAGACTACTTCAAAATATGGATGAAAACATATTTTACTTAGAAGCTCCTACAGGAAGTGGAAAGACTATCAATTCTCTAAATTTAGGACTAGCTTTAATTAAAAATAAAAAGCTTAAAAGATTGTTTTATGTATTTCCCTTCAACACCTTGTGTGATCAAACATATGAAGTGATTTCAGAATATTTAGAAAAAGATAATACAGTGATTATTAATTCATTAAAACCTATAAAAATGATTGAAAATGAAGAGCTAGATTATGATAAAGCTTATTTAGATCGATTATTTTTACATTATCCATTTGTATTAACTAGTCATGTGAATTTTTTCAATTATCTTTTTTCAAATGGTAGAGAAAATCAAATTCCTCTTGTTCATATAGCAAATAGTGTAGTGATTTTAGATGAAATTCAAAGCTATAAGGTTTCTATATGGAAAGAGTTGGCAAATATGATAGACTTATATGCTAGAATACTAAATATTAAATTTATTATTATGTCAGCTACTTTGCCTAAAATAAGTATGTTATGTAAAAAAGAGAACTTAGGTATAAGCTTAATCAAAGATTCTCAAAAGTATTTTAGTGATCCTAAATTTAAAGATAGGGTGAAGCTTGATTATACTCTTTTAGATAAAGGAAAGCTTTCAGTAGATGCATTGGCTGATTATATAGTAGCTTATAGAAAGAATATAGGAGAAGGACGCATACTTATAGAGTTTATAAATAAAACAAGAGCGAGAGAATTCTATAATTTACTTAGAGAAAAAGATATTAATAAAGATACACTTTTTGAACTAACAGGAGATGATAATGCTTTATTTAGAAAAGATTTATTAAAAAGATTAAAAGAGCAAGAAAAGGGAGAATATGTATTAAAAGATGTAATTGTGGTGTGTACTCAGGTCATAGAAGCTGGAGTAGATATTGATATGGATATAGGTTTTAAAGATATTTCTATTTTAGAAGCTGAGGAACAATTTTTAGGAAGAATTAATCGATCAAACACGAAGAAAAATGCAAAGGTATATTTTTTCTATTGTGACGATACAAAATCTGTATATAGAGAAGATTATAGAACCCAGTATTCCTTATTAGATAAAAAATATAGAAATATTCTTGCTATGAAAAATTTTAAAGATTATTATGCTGAAGTTTTACAGTTTATAGAAAAGAAAAAATTGCAATCTAATGATAATGCTTATGCTGTTCATGAAAATAAGCTGAAATTTTTAGAGTACAAAGAAGTATGTAAAAGATTAAAGCTTATTGATACAGTAAGTTATAGTGTGTTTATTGCTCATGAGCTGGTAAATCCAGCTACTAAAGAACGTATTTGTGGCAAAGAGGTATGGAAGAGATTTAAAGATTTATTAAAGGATACGGAAATGTCTTATAGCAAAAAGCAGATTTATTTATCTCAAATCAAAGAAGAAATGAATTATTTTATATATCAAGTGTATGAACAACCTAATTTTACTGATGACGATGAGATAGAAGATATATATTATATAGAAGATGGGGAAAAGTATTTTAAAGATGGAAAGTTAGATAGATTATTGTTCACAAAGGAAGTCATATCTAAAAAAGGAGATCCATTTCTATGA
- the cas1b gene encoding type I-B CRISPR-associated endonuclease Cas1b, with protein sequence MGEAVRYIMSEGELKRKDNSICFRKGGRNYYIPIEGIKEIYCLNEVSINTKLLDFLASNGIVLHFFNYYGNYSGTFFPREKYISGRITVKQANKYSYERLKVAKAIVKGIAINVVEVLYSYYKNGNHEIKNNIDIIRYEITKALDPLTNIKEVLSIEGAIWTQFYDALRRILNKDFEFLKRVKRPPDNPVNAMISLGNSILYTKTITQIYHTHLNQSISFLHEPSDGRFSLALDLSEVFKPIIVFKTILKLVNKKMIKVDKHFDKALKYCIMNEDGKQIFIKELNQRLEETFKHPKLKRKVSYNTAIKLDALKLVKYVLEDQAFVPFNVKELV encoded by the coding sequence ATGGGAGAAGCTGTAAGATATATTATGTCAGAAGGTGAATTAAAAAGAAAAGATAACTCTATTTGCTTTCGAAAAGGAGGAAGAAATTATTATATACCTATTGAGGGTATTAAAGAAATCTATTGTTTAAATGAGGTTTCTATAAATACGAAGCTATTAGATTTTTTAGCTAGCAATGGAATTGTTTTGCATTTCTTTAATTATTATGGAAACTACTCAGGCACTTTTTTTCCTAGAGAAAAGTATATTAGTGGAAGAATTACTGTAAAACAAGCGAATAAATATTCTTATGAACGTTTAAAGGTTGCTAAAGCTATAGTAAAGGGAATAGCTATTAATGTAGTAGAAGTTTTATACAGCTACTACAAAAATGGGAATCATGAGATTAAAAACAATATAGATATTATTCGTTATGAAATCACAAAAGCTTTAGATCCGTTGACTAATATAAAAGAGGTATTATCTATTGAAGGGGCTATTTGGACTCAATTTTATGATGCTTTAAGAAGGATATTGAATAAGGATTTTGAGTTTTTAAAAAGAGTAAAAAGACCTCCAGATAATCCAGTTAATGCAATGATTTCTCTAGGAAATAGTATTTTATACACAAAAACTATAACGCAAATTTATCATACACATCTAAATCAAAGCATAAGTTTTTTGCATGAACCATCAGATGGCAGGTTTTCACTAGCTTTAGATTTATCTGAAGTATTTAAGCCGATTATTGTATTTAAAACTATTTTAAAATTGGTCAATAAAAAAATGATCAAGGTAGATAAACATTTTGATAAAGCTTTAAAATACTGCATTATGAATGAAGACGGAAAACAAATTTTTATAAAAGAATTGAACCAGAGATTAGAAGAAACTTTTAAGCATCCAAAATTAAAAAGAAAAGTATCTTACAATACAGCTATAAAATTAGATGCATTAAAATTAGTAAAATATGTACTAGAAGACCAAGCTTTTGTTCCTTTTAATGTAAAGGAGTTGGTGTGA
- the cas2 gene encoding CRISPR-associated endonuclease Cas2 — protein MSKKYNYNYVFLFYDVDEKRCNKVFKVCKKYLNHYQKSVFRGEISPSKLLKLKKDLDKIIDKDYDYVSVIKLLNQSFFEEEHIGKYDLQDGEMFI, from the coding sequence ATTAGTAAAAAATATAACTATAATTATGTCTTTTTATTTTATGATGTAGATGAAAAGCGATGCAACAAGGTATTTAAGGTATGTAAAAAATATCTTAATCATTATCAAAAATCTGTATTTAGAGGAGAAATATCACCATCTAAGCTATTGAAATTGAAAAAAGATTTAGATAAGATTATAGATAAGGATTATGATTATGTATCTGTGATTAAATTATTGAATCAAAGCTTTTTTGAAGAAGAACATATTGGTAAGTATGATTTACAAGATGGAGAAATGTTTATTTAA
- a CDS encoding permease, translating into MLGVIFLLNKEIGLKAINITGYSFKEMALVIPPVFLLLGLLDIWVPRETMVKYMGENSGIKGILLAIIIGSAAAGPLYGAFPVAAIFMKKGVKFSNILIFIGAWSTTKLPMFLFEMSSLGSKFAITRLLVDIPGIIIIAYILSHIIPKEEIKKIYEKVENF; encoded by the coding sequence ATGCTAGGTGTAATATTTTTATTGAATAAAGAAATTGGTTTGAAGGCAATAAATATAACAGGATATTCATTTAAAGAAATGGCATTAGTAATTCCACCTGTATTTTTATTACTAGGTCTTTTAGATATTTGGGTTCCTAGAGAAACTATGGTGAAATATATGGGAGAAAACTCTGGAATCAAGGGAATTCTTTTAGCTATTATTATAGGTTCTGCTGCTGCAGGTCCTTTATATGGTGCATTTCCCGTAGCTGCTATATTTATGAAAAAAGGTGTTAAATTTAGTAATATACTTATATTTATAGGAGCATGGTCTACAACAAAGCTTCCTATGTTTTTATTTGAAATGTCTTCTTTAGGTTCAAAATTTGCTATAACTCGGCTATTAGTTGACATTCCAGGAATAATCATTATTGCATATATTCTTTCTCATATAATACCTAAAGAAGAGATAAAAAAAATATATGAAAAAGTAGAAAATTTCTAA
- a CDS encoding permease — MSLSLYVITIALLGISYYKDKNKTKKALKKSWKAFENILPQFLGVIVLVGIMLSIFNTEFISKVIGSESGWYGTLISAILGAITLIPGFVAFPTSAMLIENGAGYMQIGAFISALMMVGIITAPVEIKYFNKRLTIARNVLAFLFSFIVAFIIGKVV, encoded by the coding sequence TTGAGTTTAAGTCTATATGTTATTACAATAGCTCTTTTGGGAATATCGTATTATAAAGATAAGAATAAAACAAAAAAAGCTTTAAAAAAGTCATGGAAAGCTTTTGAAAATATACTACCTCAATTTTTAGGAGTTATTGTATTAGTAGGAATTATGCTTTCTATTTTTAATACTGAGTTTATTTCTAAAGTTATAGGTTCTGAATCTGGCTGGTATGGAACTTTGATTTCTGCAATTTTAGGGGCAATAACACTTATTCCAGGCTTTGTTGCTTTTCCAACATCGGCAATGTTAATTGAAAACGGTGCTGGTTATATGCAAATTGGAGCTTTTATATCAGCATTAATGATGGTAGGAATTATTACTGCACCTGTTGAAATAAAATATTTTAATAAACGGCTTACTATTGCAAGAAATGTTTTAGCCTTTCTATTTTCTTTTATAGTAGCATTTATTATAGGAAAGGTGGTCTAA